The genomic interval GCCTTTCCTTACAAAAACAAGGCGTTTGAGTAAGTCTATATCACTGAGGTTTAATTTGCTTCCTTCATCTTTTCTTAAGCCGCATCCATAAAACATGGCTATTATTGCCCTGTCCCTTTGTCCCATTGCAACACTGTTGAATGTTGGGTGCGGCTCATAGGTGCTTTCATATAGCTTTTTTATTTCTGCCTGTGTCAATATGGTTCTTTCGTCCACTTGGTTTGCTACTCGCTTTGTAATGATGTCCAAAACATGTTTGCCTGTCTGGTTAACATAGCGGGCAAAAAGGTTAATACTTGTCATGTAGCTGTTAATGCTGCTGCTGCTTAACGCCCCGCCATTTCTCAGGTTTCCTCGGATTTGTATGTGTTTTATAAAATCGCTGATGTGCCTTGCTTTTATTTGTGTAACATGCTGTATGTTCTTTTGCTCCAGAAAGTGGAGTATTTCACGAATTTGCAAGGGAGAACCGTTTACCGTGCGTTCTGCATAACCAAGTACGTCCAGCCATTCCTTAAAGCCCTGTTCCAGATATTTAAAGTTGCTGCTTTTCAAATGCAGGTGTTTCATGATTTTGGGTTTTAGAAATTGGGTTGTTGTTTTTTCTTTAGGGGGTGTCTTTTTGTTTTTGTGGAACTTCTTTGTTTTTTATGCTCTTTCTCTTTGATGACAGGCTTTTAAGTGGTTCGTTTTTTAAAAGAACTTCTTGTAACTTCTGAACTTCTTGCTTTCTTAGTTGCTCTAATATTTGCCCTGATTCTTTTTTGTCCTTTTTATGGCCAGGGCG from Bacteroidota bacterium carries:
- a CDS encoding tyrosine-type recombinase/integrase; this translates as MKHLHLKSSNFKYLEQGFKEWLDVLGYAERTVNGSPLQIREILHFLEQKNIQHVTQIKARHISDFIKHIQIRGNLRNGGALSSSSINSYMTSINLFARYVNQTGKHVLDIITKRVANQVDERTILTQAEIKKLYESTYEPHPTFNSVAMGQRDRAIIAMFYGCGLRKDEGSKLNLSDIDLLKRLVFVRKGKGNKQRYVPIALKHSEDIRSYIEEGRYWFLQDNQTAWHVKKGFKKQDADGEALFLNTEAKRMKSFEGRFKFMKERSGIEKHFSTHSLRHSIATHLLQSGMPIEEIAKFLGHGSLESTQIYTHIVNQLKNEEHEFPEF